A stretch of Mastacembelus armatus chromosome 1, fMasArm1.2, whole genome shotgun sequence DNA encodes these proteins:
- the LOC113128070 gene encoding storkhead-box protein 1-like — MENFLQIAPHSLALVLSRVRKEDEEGSPPPPSSSSSPTVLPVKSQHHTGYEVFANFKAVNMQHFWNKALTHALSEIFFLGWIDEHVLLIQGKEVHLQVLRNGWNRRTLKPPQGFDIKCIVNWSRLVVTLSPLRLCPVLPSHFASYFVLPTVHSHSTHVSQQESPQRAGAATQDMIKVGETQTEEGWLFKGPLILQEPNW; from the exons ATGGAGAACTTCCTTCAGATAGCGCCTCACTCTCTGGCTCTGGTGCTGTCGCGGGTTCGCaaggaagatgaagagggctcaccaccaccaccatcatcatcatcatcgccGACCGTGCTCCCAGTAAAGTCACAACATCACACAGGCTACGAGGTCTTCGCTAATTTTAAAGCCGTGAACATGCAGCATTTCTGGAACAAGGCGCTGACGCACGCCCTGTCAGAGATTTTCTTTCTGGGCTGGATAGATGAGCATGTGCTGCTGATCCAGGGCAAAGAAGTTCATCTGCAAGTCCTCAGGAACGGATGGAACAGACGGACCCTAAAACCTCCGCAGGGCTTTGACATCAAGTGCATAG TGAACTGGAGCAGATTGGTTGTGACACTGTCCCCCCTCCGCCTGTGCCCCGTCCTGCCCTCTCACTTTGCTTCCTATTTTGTCCTTCCAACCGTCCATTCACACTCCACACATGTGAGTCAGCAGGAGTCACCGCAGCGAGCAGGAGCTGCCACTCAGGACATGATTAAG GTAGGtgagacacaaacagaggaAGGTTGGTTGTTTAAGGGGCCCCTGATCCTTCAGGAGCCGAACTGGTGA
- the casp3a gene encoding caspase-3a, translating to MSANGPGPGKDSTDASRGGDGQQSVGSVPMDVDAKPHSHSFRYSLSFPSIGQCIIINNKNFDRGTGMNQRNGTDVDAANAMKVFNKLGYKVKIYNDQTVQQMIQVLTAVSKEDHSCSASFVCVLLSHGDEGVFFGTDRSVELKYLTSLFRGDRCRSLVGKPKLFFIQACRGTDLDPGIEADSGGDDRIKIPVEADFLYAFSTAPGYYSWRNTMTGSWFIQSLCDMISKYGKELELQHIMTRVNHKVAVDCESVSNSPGFNAKKQIPCIVSMLTKEMYFSP from the exons ATGTCGGCTAATGGACCTGGACCCGGGAAGGACTCCACGGACGCCAGCCGAGGAGGCGATGGACAGCA GTCAGTGGGGTCTGTTCCCATGGACGTGGATGCTAAGCCCCACTCCCACAGCTTCAGATACAGCCTCAGTTTCCCCAGCATCGGCCAATGcatcatcatcaacaacaaGAACTTTGACAGAGGAACAg gcATGAATCAGCGAAATGGTACGGATGTAGATGCAGCCAATGCAATGAAAGTGTTTAACAAGTTGGGTTATAAAGTGAAGATTTACAATGACCAGACGGTTCAGCAAATGATACAGGTTTTAACTGCTG tgtCAAAGGAAGATCATAGCTGCTCAGCCTcgtttgtctgtgttttgttgagtCACGGAGATGAGGGTGTCTTCTTTGGTACCGATCGCTCAGTAGAGCTTAAGTACCTTACATCCCTTTTTCGAGGTGATCGCTGCAGATCACTGGTGGGGAAGCCCAAACTCTTCTTCATTCAG GCTTGCAGAGGCACTGATTTGGATCCAGGAATTGAAGCTGACAGTGGAGGGGATGACCGTATCAAGATTCCTGTGGAAGCTGATTTCCTCTATGCCTTCTCCACAGCCCCAG GCTACTACTCGTGGAGAAATACTATGACAGGGTCCTGGTTCATTCAGTCTTTGTGCGATATGATCAGCAAATATGGAAAAGAATTGGAGCTCCAGCACATCATGACACGAGTGAATCACAAGGTGGCAGTAGACTGTGAGTCTGTTTCTAACTCACCAGGCTTTAATGCAAAGAAACAAATCCCATGCATTGTGTCGATGCTGACAAAAGAGATGTATTTTTCTCCTTGA
- the stox2a gene encoding storkhead-box protein 2 has translation MKKNRSSNLRRAWPSSELTERPLEHNLSRSEKDIHVQKQHLPPPPPPHFSPSPPSYRAPGDVSPISMSPISQSQFIPLGEILCLAISSMNSAHKPVNQEALVEHLTASFPGVPTPSSEVLRHTLNMLVRERKIYPTPEGYFIVTPQTYFITPSLIRTNNKWYHLDDRLPERQPQPQQQQQQQQQQQQQQQPQQCTSPQSGNVAPSTPGCLRERPPRKNHSDSYNSHREDPSRLHTSALQSKSPKEHRGDSHQSKPPKDHSGCEPPPGTSAKEHRGEPPSYPFPPLPTSPPAQQQPPSQDLADKSKSITSFPYKTDTLTKKKEGSGGGGSGEKQSKRFGLRLFRLSFKKDKMRQLATFSAQFPPEEWPLHDEEVPTTPIPREVEMEIIRRINPDLTVENVARHTAVMKRLEEERTQKNKAGSSAQHSARSRRGRGHRRAPHGKSRSHSKPRTSRGDPSEGSNWDLVFMERDYRFFSHSLVRSPREAMYTLERRRSGGATYLVHSNPNITESYCPVTPEWDVSGELAKRRTEMPFPEPSRGTCQSRVQRSHSHNQDRKSRHERSDQAKERSRSMDNSLKGPSLGAPEDFEPSLEERSHYYTDDGTLRATQKSSHYTRIMFSAAKFHSDFNVPDLGKGSLDESRIRSTMERNKSRDSLPTYNELMGLSPKPSTDEYFQCNTSNETILTAPSPQAKSEYDTLTSSGGLRKGSPADRQTPHLTSPHTMEYKEDLSAAKGQNGSVRLTPSQTPEPVQNARLTPHQHNVDPGGGGGGIVIKRKEIFSKDTLFKPPHNALSTGYVDSSYTKSGTLRKASHAKSTEALDNPEPQQPSNSATSSVSPAVLQGCLEPTVPPASFDYYNVSDDEEEEEAEEDSHKELATAEDNKDHGEGGGNGGSGGGGEGTMQWLLEREKDHDLQRKLETNLTLLSPKETENSSSQKSAHSARLDSMDSSSVTVDSGFNSPRTRESLASNTSSIVESNRRQNPALSPGHIGTSSIGLPFSFRAIPEPPTTQPEKLQKSSNCLASITSV, from the exons ATGAAGAAGAACCGCAGCAGCAATCTGCGGCGGGCCTGGCCCAGCTCGGAGCTTACCGAACGCCCGCTGGAGCACAATCTCTCCCGTAGTGAGAAAGACATCCATGTGCAGAAGCAGCaccttcctccccctcctcctcctcatttttCTCCGTCCCCGCCAAGTTATCGTGCGCCAG GTGACGTGTCTCCGATCAGTATGTCACCTATCAGCCAGTCACAGTTCATCCCACTGGGGGAAATCTTGTGCCTGGCCATCTCTTCTATGAACTCTGCCCACAAGCCTGTCAACCAGGAGGCTCTGGTGGAGCACCTCACTGCCAGCTTCCCAG GCGTGCCTACACCCAGCTCTGAAGTTCTGAGACATACTCTGAACATGCTGGTGCGAGAGAGGAAGATCTATCCAACTCCAGAGGGCTACTTCATTGTCACTCCCCAGACCTACTTTATCACTCCTTCCCTCATCAGAACCAACAACAAGTGGTATCACTTGGATGATCGATTGCCAGAACGccaaccacaaccacaacaacagcagcagcagcagcagcagcaacaacagcagcagcaacctcAACAATGTACTTCGCCTCAGTCTGGCAATGTCGCACCATCCACACCTGGCTGCCTGAGAGAGAGGCCTCCTCGCAAAAATCACAGTGATTCATACAATTCCCATCGTGAAGACCCGTCCAGACTTCACACCTCTGCGCTCCAAAGTAAGTCACCAAAGGAGCACAGGGGAGATTCGCATCAAAGTAAGCCACCCAAGGATCACAGTGGCTGTGAACCTCCACCAGGCACATCAGCCAAGGAGCACAGAGGAGAACCTCCTTCATACCCTTTTCCCCCGCTGCCCACTTCTCCTCCTGCCCAGCAGCAACCACCATCTCAAGATCTAGCTGATAAGAGTAAAAGCATCACATCCTTCCCTTATAAAACCGACACTCTGaccaaaaagaaagaaggaagcGGTGGTGGCGGAAGTGGTGAAAAGCAATCTAAAAGGTTTGGACTGAGGCTTTTCAGACTGAGTTTcaagaaagacaaaatgagGCAGCTGGCCACCTTCTCAGCCCAGTTCCCCCCAGAGGAATGGCCTCTTCATGATGAGGAGGTGCCAACCACACCCATTCCCCGCGAGGTAGAGATGGAGATAATCCGCCGAATCAACCCCGACCTAACAGTGGAAAATGTGGCAAGGCATACGGCTGTAATGAAAAGGCTGGAGGAAGAGCGTACGCAGAAGAACAAGGCTGGGTCTTCAGCCCAGCACAGTGCACGCAGCAGGAGGGGCAGGGGACACCGGAGGGCTCCACATGGTAAGTCTCGCTCTCATAGCAAACCCCGGACCTCCAGGGGAGACCCCTCTGAGGGTTCAAACTGGGATCTTGTGTTCATGGAAAGGGATTACCGCTTCTTTAGCCACTCGTTAGTTCGCTCTCCTCGGGAGGCTATGTACACCTTGGAGCGCCGGCGAAGTGGAGGCGCAACGTACCTGGTTCACAGCAACCCAAACATTACTGAATCTTACTGCCCTGTTACCCCTGAGTGGGACGTTTCTGGGGAGCTAGCCAAAAGACGCACGGAGATGCCCTTCCCTGAGCCCTCACGTGGAACATGCCAGTCCAGAGTGCAAAGAAGTCACAGTCACAATCAGGACAGGAAGTCGCGTCACGAGAGGTCCGATCAAGCTAAAGAACGATCTCGGTCCATGGACAACTCCCTCAAAGGCCCATCACTGGGTGCACCAGAAGACTTTGAGCCCAGTCTGGAGGAACGTAGTCATTACTACACTGATGATGGCACCCTGCGTGCCACGCAGAAGTCCTCCCACTACACGAGGATCATGTTCTCTGCTGCTAAGTTCCACTCTGATTTTAATGTGCCTGATTTGGGGAAAGGGAGTTTGGACGAATCAAGGATTCGGAGTACGATGGAGAGGAACAAAAGCAGAGACAGCTTGCCAACATACAATGAGCTAATGGGACTTTCACCTAAGCCCTCAACAGATGAGTACTTCCAGTGCAATACATCAAATGAAACAATCCTAACTGCCCCTTCGCCTCAGGCAAAATCAGAATATGACACATTAACCTCATCAGGGGGACTCCGAAAGGGCTCTCCAGCTGACCGCCAAACGCCTCACCTCACTTCTCCTCACACGATGGAGTACAAAGAGGACTTGTCGGCAGCAAAGGGACAGAATGGCTCAGTGCGACTGACGCCAAGCCAGACGCCAGAGCCAGTGCAAAATGCCCGTTTGACACCACACCAACACAATGTAGATCCCGGAGGGGGTGGAGGCGGTATAGTGATCAAGAGAAAAGAGATCTTCAGCAAGGACACTTTGTTCAAACCTCCACACAATGCCTTGTCCACAGGCTATGTGGACAGCAGCTACACCAAGTCTGGCACATTGCGGAAGGCCTCTCATGCCAAATCAACAGAGGCCCTAGACAATCCTGAGCCCCAGCAGCCTTCCAATTCAGCCACTTCCTCAGTGTCACCTGCAGTTTTACAGGGCTGCTTAGAGCCAACAGTCCCCCCTGCCTCCTTTGACTATTATAATGTATCAGATgacgaggaagaggaagaggcagaggaggactCGCACAAAGAGTTGGCAACAGCAGAGGACAACAAAGACCATGGGGAAGGGGGTGGTAATGGaggcagtggtggtggtggggagggAACCATGCAGTGGCTCCTGGAGCGGGAGAAGGACCATGATCTTCAGAGGAAACTGGAGACCAATCTGACCTTACTCAGCCCCAAGGAGACGgagaacagcagcagtcagAAGTCGGCCCACTCTGCCCGTTTGGACAGCATGGACAGCAGCAGTGTCACAGTGGACAGTGGATTCAACTCCCCCAG GACACGTGAAAGCCTTGCATCCAACACATCCAGCATAGTGGAAAGCAATAGGCGGCAGAATCCAGCGCTGAGCCCCGGCCACATTGGCACCAGTAGTATCGGATTGCCATTCAGCTTTCGCGCCATCCCTGAACCCCCCACCACGCAGCCTGAGAAACTCCAGAAGTCATCGAACTGCCTGGCCTCCATCACCAGCGTCTGA